The following are encoded in a window of Cryptococcus gattii WM276 chromosome M, complete sequence genomic DNA:
- a CDS encoding Allantoate transporter, putative (Similar to TIGR gene model, INSD accession AAW46910.1) — MTVTQTIRNRLTRPSAWVLPKEESCIAPEEVWSNKDMDPAPLEHRRWTSWTFFAYWISDLITPGGWATSSSFVEMGLTWWESCLAMYVGGFLVAIVITANGIIGAKLHTPFAITSRSVYGYWGSKFVVFSRMACACFWLSINSWSGGVFISLMIKAIWPQYANLKNTIPASQGATSADFLSFFLFWLLQFPFIFIHPSKLKWVFNAKAFLVVIVAVGTMIWALVKAGSHAGEALGSPANRAAGGIPRFKAFMYAVTASQSTWATLSVNIGDFSRYCKKPSASYIQLLVFPILYAGLSFFASITASCASYVYGSENSYYQPYDIVALWNTSAGGRCAMFLASFVWALCNVTTNITANSISAANDMTSLAPKYINIQRGQLIAVTIGVWGFVPWKVLATASNFLTFMASYSIVLAPIAVIMVTDFFLVKKQKVDIYELYKPHGIYRFSKGWNWRAYIALAVAVAPNLPGMVNAINSSIDIGNIKYVYMVSNIIGNTS; from the exons ATGACCGTCACGCAAACCATTAGAAATCGTCTCACACGCCCTTCAGCATGGGTTTTGCCCAAGGAAGAATCCTGTATCGCTCCCGAGGAAGTATGGAGTAACAAGG ATATGGATCCTGCACCCTTGGAGCATCGTCGATGGACATCTTGGACCTTCTTCGCCTACTGGATTTCCGATTTGATCACACCTGGTGGATGGGCTACGTCAAGTTCATTTGTTGAGATGGGATTGACTTGGTGGGAGAGTTGTCTTGCAATGTACGTTGGTGGATTTCTGGTTGCGATTGTCATCACTG CCAATGGTATCATTGGTGCCAAG CTCCACACGCCATTCGCTATCACTTCTCGATCGGTCTATGGCTACTGGGGTTCGAAGTTCGTCGTCTTCTCCCGGATGGCTTGTGCTTGTTTCTGGCTCAGTATCAACTCTTGGTC CGGCGGAGTGTTTATCAGCCTCATGATCAAAGCCATATGGCCTCAATATGCGAACCTCAAGAACACCATCCCCGCCAGCCAAGGTGCTACCTCTGCTGACTTCCTGTCTTTCTTCTTATTCTG GTTGCTTCAGTtccccttcatcttcatccaccCTTCGAAACTCAAATGGGTTTTCAACGCCAAAGCATTCCTGGTTGTTATCGTTGCTGTTGGCACTATGATTTGG GCTCTTGTCAAAGCTGGTTCTCATGCGGGAGAAGCTTTGGGTTCTCCTGCTAACCGTGCTGCAGGCGGTATCCCAAGGTTTAAGGCGTTCATGTACGCTGTCACCGCTTCCCAGTCCACTTGGGCTACTCTCA GTGTCAATATCGGTGATTTTTCTCGATACTGCAAGAAGCCTTCAGCCTCCTACATCCAGCTTCTCGTCTTCCCTATCCTCTACGCTGGCTTGAGTTTCTTCGCTTCCATCACGGCCTCGTGCGCGAGCTACGTTTATGGCTCTGAAAACTCCTACTATCAGCCTTACGACATTGTC GCCCTTTGGAACACCTCTGCTGGCGGTCGATGTGCCATGTTCCTCGCCTCCTTTGTCTGGGCTCTCTGTAACGTTACCACCAACATCACCGCCAACTCCATTTCCGCCGCCAATGACATGACCTCTCTCGCTCCCAAGTACATAAACATCCAGCGCGGTCAACTCATCGCTGTTACCATCGGTGTCTGGGGTTTCGTCCCTTGGAAAGTCCTTGCCACTGCTTCCAACTTCCTTACTTTCATGGCTTCCTACTCCATTGTGCTTGCTCCCATCGCCGTCATTATGGTCACAGATTTCTTCCTCGtcaaaaagcaaaaggTTGACATCTATGAACTTTACAAGCCGCATGGTATCTATCGGTTCTCAAAGGGATGGAACTGGAGGGCGTATATCGCGTTGGCTGTTGCTGTGGCACCCAACTTGCCTGGTATGGTCAATGCGATCAACTCTAGCATCGATATCGGGAACATCAAGTATGTATACATGGTCTCCAACATTATCGGTAACACAAGTTAG
- a CDS encoding Sphingomyelin phosphodiesterase, putative (Similar to TIGR gene model, INSD accession AAW46734.1) — protein sequence MSKLAVLAAVLSIVGSTTAEQITLGPSAYTAPGAFPTSFFSEYYNDPTQTVSQVQPKISDSVLNKTYPPELTDPDTIPTNDTADPLYYPPTRLHGSAASNLYQNVTDQIKNIVAGDTSSNCSKCINSLTVASSLAKGAPELVPHLLVSLCNYYGLASEAGCNVYTANAQGPFYAQVLAYADVSGYDGQYLCQNFITKSECKRPPLDFWTKPKPTNAKPPVPKGTDRIKVLHMSDFHIDPRYATGSEGNCTSGLCCRRGNPVESLNSNHTASVPAPRYGYFLCDTPWALGAAAVEAIPVLTGTDENDAFNMTIFTGDMVSHDPYYELSRDYIEYTETTLYNLWKQTLNPTSPLYAAIGNHDSYQQAFDPPSSLPAKLRKQSSWNYEHLAGLWESEGWIDGEVAQKVKTHYGAYSIQHATNLKIITINTDLWYRANIFAYINSTHPDNFGFLKFLAEELQEAEDNNSRTYIVGHVLSGYDGTNPLPGPTDIFYQIIDRYSHVIAGLFWGHTHEDQHMIYYANNGTKMSAETAQNVGWIGPSITPLTDLNSGFRLYEVDAETWDILDAHTWYSNVSTYSSLDGQLEVGPSYVYEYNTRQAYGGNISWPDNAPLNATWWHLVSEEMENDGGPLVQLYNAHQGKMSTLSPDCTSTQCIEAKVCYLRSGSGPLALDNCPTGYGSVQ from the exons ATGTCGAAACTCGCTGTCTTGGCTGCTGTCCTGAGCATTGTTGGGTCAACCACTGCCGAACAGATCACGTTGGGTCCGTCGGCATACACAGCGCCAG GTGCCTTCCCAACAAGCTTCTTCTCGGAGTATTACAATGACCCTACCCAGACGGTGTCTCAAGTGCAGCCCAAGATTTCGGACAGTGTCCTC AATAAAACGTATCCGCCCGAGCTTACAGATCCCGACACTATCCCTACGAACGACACTGCAGACCCTCTGTACTACCCACCCACCAGACTGCATGGTTCCGCTGCCTCTAATTTGTATCAGAATGTAACCGATCAAATCAAAAACATTGTCGCTGGCGACACTTCATCAAACTGTTCCAAGTGTATCAATTCCCTTACTGTTGCGAGCTCTCTTGCCAAAGGAGCCCCAGAA CTCGTGCCCCATCTTTTAGTGTCGCTCTGTAACTACTACGGGCTTGCCTCCGAGGCGGGATGTAATGTGTATACCGCAAACGCTCAAGGCCCCTTTTACGCTCAAGTTCTTGCGTACGCTGACGTGTCAGGTTACGATGGTCAGTATTTGTGTCAAAATTTCATCACCAAAAGCGAATGTAAAAGGCCCCCTCT TGATTTCTGGACAAAACCAAAGCCTACCAACGCGAAGCCCCCTGTTCCCAAAGGGACGGATCGAATCAAGGTCTTG CATATGTCGGACTTCCATATTGATCCTCGATATGCTACAGGATCCGA GGGTAACTGCACCTCCGGTCTTTGCTGTCGTCGAGGCAATCCGGTAGAATCCCTCAACTCCAACCATACGGCCTCCGTCCCCGCCCCTCGGTACGGTTACTTCCTATGCGATACACCTTGGGCTCTCGGTGCAGCTGCAGTTGAAGCGATCCCGGTGTTGACCGGAACAGATGAAAATGATGCATTCAATATGACAATCTTCACGGGAGACATGGTGTCTCATGACCCTTATTACGAGTTGAGCAGGGATTACATTGAGTATACGGAGACGA CTCTGTACAACCTCTGGAAACAGACTCTTAACCCAACCTCTCCTTTGTACGCCGCTATCGGTAACCACGACTCTTATCAACAGGCCTTCGACCccccctcttcccttcccgCTAAACTTAGGAAACAATCGAGTTGGAATTATGAGCATCTTGCAGGATTGTGGGAAAGCGAGGGATGGATTGATGGGGAAGTTGCCCAAAAGGTTAAAAC CCACTATGGCGCTTACTCTATTCAACATGCGACAAACCTCAAGATCATTACCATCAACACCGATCTCTGGTACCGCGCCAACATCTTTGCTTACATCAACTCTACTCATCCTGATAATTTTGGCTTCCTCAAATTTTTAGCCGAAGAACTGCAAGAAGCGGAAGACAACAACTCACGGACATACATTGTCGGACACGTTCTTAGTGGGTATGATGGCACAAATCCTCTTCCCGGGCCTACCGATATCTTCTATCAGATCATTGATAGGTACTCGCATGTGATTGCTGGTCTCTTCTGGGGACATACCCATGAGGATCAACATATGATCTATTACGCGAACAATGGAACGAAGATGTCTGCTGAGACGGCGCAGAACGTCGGATGGATCGGACCTTCCATCACTCCTCTAACAGATC TCAATTCTGGCTTCCGTCTGTATGAGGTGGACGCTGAGACCTGGGACATCCTAGATGCTCATAC CTGGTATTCAAACGTCTCGACATACTCCTCGCTCGACGGTCAGCTCGAAGTCGGTCCTTCCTATGTTTACGAATACAACACGCGTCAAGCCTACGGCGGCAATATATCCTGGCCTGACAACGCGCCTCTCAACGCTACCTGGTGGCACCTCGTCTctgaggagatggagaatGATGGTGGGCCGCTTGTACAGCTGTATAATGCTCATCAAGGAAAGATGTCTACTTTGAGTCCGGACTGTACGAGTACACAGTGTATTGAGGCCAAGGTCTGTTACTTAAGG AGCGGATCGGGACCTCTTGCTCTTGATAACTGTCCAACTGGCTACGGAAGCGTCCAGTAG
- a CDS encoding Hypothetical Protein (Similar to TIGR gene model, INSD accession AAW46733.1), with protein sequence MTDSNFLIARESAVPLTSSNSCLSLLRSRNGCLVCRSRRLKCDFEKPECRRCVNYGAECVYPAKKPFNAEAVEEKLRKRHRGSKATASPSHSHIASHTFASIHSIPRPHTTQLNEPILDALASSRNTPLTATTPTSSHSTPFTLPSSHHHLLQNQTPSYSPTTAPAGRAPLAQIKAMEPMELLMALCRDTRMGQFFSGPVDPPDFLRDAFPVEEELRCFHHCFTYTLSTMVVQEEFNPWVEQVIPLFLFPTGENIADHLEWYNVDRLEEKGSAPNTHGQTRSLGLRYRDEAVKYLRAAQSIPEEMTSDVFLSACMMISHADLLGANHCWREVLRLAHASVRFRGGCERILFGNSRDADLPSDSDCPQPTSLRVCLIEHLVLVDILASMTTGQFCVVLTESSYWWEKLRRKDSSLPDTVERSSGIHRSIFPLIVRTNNLLWEYSNLSRYISPLSPSDHLSSLFSIPDLTERTLQLSGELSRWREAIFPTIKDKRSRDGSLALWHGLQVMVKKELMRKERGDEEVQMHAVDILQICEEVGVKVEYMNWPLLISCSVLLSPTHRQRAREILKSFIYQCSYEVAMVESVAEECWRRIDDGMDDEGSSWREILIEMGCAVLLG encoded by the exons ATGACAGACTCGAACTTCCTAA TCGCAAGGGAGAGTGCGGTCCCCCTAACCTCATCTAATTCATGTTTGTCGCTTTTAAGGTCGCGGAATGGATGCCTCGTATGCCGGAGCAGAAGGCTG AAATGCGATTTCG AAAAACCAGAATGTAGACGGTGTGTAAACTACGGTGCCGAG TGTGTCTACCCAGCAAAGAAGCCTTTTAACGCCGAGGCAGTCGAGGAAAAACTTCGTAAGCGACACAGAGGAAGCAAAGCCACCGcttcaccttcccactCTCATATTGCTTCTCACACATTCGCTTCCATCCACTCAATTCCAAGGCCTCACACGACCCAATTGAATGAACCTATCTTAGATGCCCTAGCGTCGTCCCGCAACACTCCGCTTACAGCAACGACTCCCACTTCTTCCCATTCCACTCCCTTCACTCTCCCTTCGTCCCATCACCATCTACTCCAAAACCAGACCCCATCCTACAGCCCTACCACTGCTCCCGCTGGTCGAGCCCCCTTAGCTCAAATTAAGGCAATGGAACCTATGGAACTTCTTATGGCCCTTTGTCGCGATACCCGTATGGGTCAATTTTTCTCTGGTCCTGTTGACCCGCCTGATTTCTTGAGAGACGCTTTTCCtgtggaggaggagctgAGATGT TTTCATCACTGCTTCACATACACTCTCTCGACGATGGTGGTGCAAGAAGAGTTTAACCCATGGGTCGAACAGGTCATACCTCTCTTCTTATTTCCAACCGGCGAA AACATCGCTGATCATTTGGAATGGTACAACGTGGACAGACTGGAAGAAAAAGGCAGCGCACCTAATACACACGGCCAAACACGCAGCTTGGGCCTTCGATATAGGGATGAAGCCGTGAAATACCTTCGCGCGGCGCAGAGTATACCAGAAGAAATGACATCGGATGTGTTCCTGTCGGCTTGTATGATGATCTCTCATGCCGAT TTACTAGGCGCGAACCACTGCTGGAGAGAGGTCTTGAGGCTTGCGCATGCGTCAGTCAGATTCCGAGGCGGATGTGAGAGGATTTTGTTTGGAAACTCAAGGGATGCGGATTTACCAAGCGATAGTGATTGTCCTCAGCCGACATCGCTGAGAGTTTGCTTGATCGAACATCTCGTGCTCGTTGATATCCTTG CGTCAATGACGACAGGTCAATTTTGCGTGGTTTTGACTGAATCATCATACTGGTGGGAGAAACTTAGACGGAAAGATTCTTCCCTCCCCGAT ACAGTCGAACGCAGCTCTGGTATTCATCGGAGCATCTTTCCCCTCATCGTCCGCACCAACAACCTTTTGTGGGAGTACTCCAACCTCTCAAGGTACATCTCCCCACTTTCTCCCTCCGACCACCTTTCGTCGCTTTTCTCAATCCCCGACCTTACTGAACGAACTCTGCAGCTAAGCGGAGAGCTCTCACGCTGGCGAGAAGCGATTTTTCCGACAATAAAAGATAAGAGGTCCAGGGATGGCTCGTTAGCGCTGTGGCATGGACTTCAAGTAATGGTGAAAAAAGAgttgatgaggaaggagcGAGGGGACGAAGAGGTACAGATGCATGCCGTTGACATACTGCAGATTTGCGAGGAGGTTGGTGTTAAGGTTGAGTACATGAATTGG CCGCTCCTCATATCATGCTCtgtccttctttcccctACACACCGCCAACGCGCGCGTGAGATCCTCAAATCATTCATCTATCAATGTTCCTACGAAGTTGCCATGGTTGAGTCTGTTGCGGAAGAATGCTGGAGGAGGATAGATGATGGaatggatgatgaggggAGTTCATGGAGGGAGATTCTGATCGAGATGGGATGTGCAGTCTTGTTAGGATAA